Proteins encoded in a region of the Raphanus sativus cultivar WK10039 chromosome 8, ASM80110v3, whole genome shotgun sequence genome:
- the LOC108819086 gene encoding uncharacterized protein LOC108819086: MAEEMLTRTDSVESTGKKRVRDESYDAVLESPEVKRLRDDLFDVFDDSDPEPVSQDLDSVMKSFEDELSSTVTTSRNPGETQPDLGYLLEASDDELGLPPPPPPLISPIPVAKKMETTETVADLLRASSDSSGIDELWGFEDHVSDYGSLDFGFGVGDDVAVEGLFEYSDDCFDSGDLFSWRSESLPAE; the protein is encoded by the coding sequence ATGGCGGAGGAGATGCTAACTCGGACCGACTCAGTCGAGTCCACCGGTAAAAAGCGAGTCAGGGACGAGTCGTACGACGCGGTTCTCGAATCGCCGGAGGTTAAGAGGCTGAGAGATGATTTATTCGATGTTTTTGATGACTCGGATCCTGAACCGGTGAGTCAAGATCTCGACTCGGTTATGAAGAGTTTCGAGGACGAGTTGTCTTCGACCGTTACGACGTCGCGGAATCCCGGCGAAACTCAGCCGGATCTCGGTTACCTTCTAGAGGCTTCCGATGATGAGCTCGGTTTGCCACCGCCTCCACCTCCGCTGATCTCTCCGATTCCCGTCGCGAAGAAGATGGAGACGACGGAGACGGTGGCGGATTTGTTACGAGCGTCGTCGGATTCGTCGGGAATCGACGAGTTATGGGGGTTCGAGGATCACGTGTCGGATTACGGCTCTTTAGATTTCGGTTTCGGCGTCGGAGACGACGTCGCCGTCGAGGGGCTGTTTGAATATTCAGACGATTGTTTTGATTCCGGCGATCTGTTCTCGTGGCGTTCGGAGTCTTTACCGGCGGAataa
- the LOC108821919 gene encoding uncharacterized protein LOC108821919 — protein sequence MGKKLDALLGRSFKTNKFKSLLNLALTRLSILKNQRQVRCSQATSDVTELLKLGHHENAYHRVDQVIKDQNTLDVLFFVHGYFTLLIDRVHLFEHNRDCPDEILEAVSSLLFAASRIGEFPELQEIRNVLISRFGKDLAARSIELRHNCGVNPKIIQKLSTRHPPREVRMKVLKEIAAENNIVLKLEEASSTSTEKTSSDVSKAKLTSEVKEDGMGEGYELSDSVKRGKKKYKDVADAAQAAFESAAQAADAARAAVELSQFSPRGGGNSFSGSENKKTEQERNDDDDLLEGEVDVRSESKGSMSDSDEIIEDAPVMSFREDPVKLLEKDVAIYDSEEETQYTFKTNTTTTKVNDEEHLVNVSYRAHVNNMVHSVEDPIMRKVGYKGPISVRTRQVRGY from the exons ATGGGGAAGAAGCTTGACGCTTTGCTTGGTCGGAGTTTCAAAACCAACAAGTTCAAGTCTCTTCTCAACTTAGCTCTCACGAGGCTCTCTATCCTCAAGAACCAACGTCAAGTTCGATGCTCTCAAGCCACCTCTGACGTCACCGAGCTTCTCAAGCTCGGCCACCACGAGAACGCTTACCACAGAGTCGACCAAGTGATTAAAGACCAAAACACCCTCGACGTCCTCTTCTTCGTCCATGGCTACTTCACTCTCTTGATCGACCGTGTCCACCTCTTCGAGCACAACAGAGACTGTCCTGACGAGATTCTTGAAGCTGTCTCCAGCTTGCTCTTTGCTGCTTCAAGAATTGGAGAGTTTCCTGAGCTTCAAGAGATTCGTAACGTTCTGATCTCGCGTTTTGGCAAAGATCTTGCTGCTCGGTCCATTGAGTTGCGCCATAATTGTGGGGTTAATCCAAAG ATAATTCAGAAGTTGTCTACAAGACATCCACCGAGAGAGGTTAGAATGAAAGTCTTGAAGGAGATAGCTGCAGAGAACAACATCGTTCTGAAACTAGAAGAAGCTTCTTCTACTTCCACTGAG AAAACATCATCAGATGTTTCTAAAGCTAAGCTAACAAGTGAGGTTAAAGAAGATGGGATGGGAGAAGGTTACGAGTTATCTGATTCGGTTAAGAGAGGaaagaagaagtacaaggatgtGGCTGATGCTGCACAAGCAGCGTTTGAGTCAGCGGCTCAAGCAGCAGATGCTGCACGAGCGGCTGTGGAGCTTTCACAGTTTTCTCCTCGTGGTGGGGGAAATTCATTTAGTGGTTCTGAAAACAAGAAAACAGAACAAGAAcgtaatgatgatgatgatctccTAGAAGGTGAAGTGGATGTGAGGTCAGAATCTAAGGGGTCTATGTCGGATTCAGATGAAATTATTGAGGATGCCCCAGTGATGTCATTTAGAGAAGACCCTGTGAAGTTGTTGGAGAAGGATGTTGCTATATACGATAGTGAGGAAGAAACCCAATATACTTTTAAAACCAATACTACTACTACTAAGGTTAACGATGAGGAACATCTTGTGAATGTTTCATATAGAGCACATGTGAACAACATGGTTCATTCTGTTGAAGATCCTATTATGCGTAAAGTGGGTTACAAGGGTCCGATTTCAGTCAGGACCAGACAGGTTCGTGGATACTAA